Sequence from the Paraburkholderia acidiphila genome:
GAGGATCGGCGACCTCGTTTCTGTGCCGTTCAATGTGGCGTGCGGGCGCTGTGCGATGTGCCGCGAGCAGCACACGGGCGTTTGTCTGAACGTGAATCCGTCACGCGCGGGCGGTGCTTATGGCTATGTCGACATGGGCGGCTGGATTGGCGGCCAGGCCGAATATGTGCTCGTGCCGTATGCCGATTTCAACCTGCTGAAGTTCCCGGACCGCGATCAGGCGATGTCGAAGATCCGCGATCTAACATGTCTCTCCGATATTCTGCCTACGGGCTATCACGGCGCGGTGACGGCGGGAGTGAAGCCGGGCTCGACCGTTTATATCGCAGGGGCGGGGCCGGTGGGGATGGCGGCGGCGGCATCGGCGCGGCTGCTTGGCGCGGCCTGCACGATCGTTGGCGACATCAATGCGGAGCGTCTTGCTCATGCGAAGGCGATGGGGTTCGAAGTCGTTGATCTTTCGAAGGACGCGACGCTCGGCGAGCAGATCGAACAGATTCTTGGCAAGCCGGAGATCGATTGCGCGGTGGATTGTGTGGGTTTTGAAGCGCACGGGCATGGCGCTTCTGGGCACTCGGAGGAGGCGCCGGCTACGGTGCTCAATTCGTTGATGGAGATTACGCGGCCCGCAGGGATGATTGGTATTCCTGGGCTTTATGTGACCGACGATCCGGGTGCGCGTGACGTGGCTGCG
This genomic interval carries:
- the fdhA gene encoding formaldehyde dehydrogenase, glutathione-independent, which gives rise to MSGNRGVVYQGPGKVEVQNIAYPKMVDPSGRSIGHGVILKVVSTNICGSDQHMVRGRTTAPIGLVLGHEITGEVVEVGNDVETLRIGDLVSVPFNVACGRCAMCREQHTGVCLNVNPSRAGGAYGYVDMGGWIGGQAEYVLVPYADFNLLKFPDRDQAMSKIRDLTCLSDILPTGYHGAVTAGVKPGSTVYIAGAGPVGMAAAASARLLGAACTIVGDINAERLAHAKAMGFEVVDLSKDATLGEQIEQILGKPEIDCAVDCVGFEAHGHGASGHSEEAPATVLNSLMEITRPAGMIGIPGLYVTDDPGARDVAAQHGSLSIRFGLGWAKSHTFHTGQTPVLKYNRNLMQAILFDRLPIAKIVNVSVISLDEAPDGYKKFDGGAPRKFVIDPHGLLAA